The sequence below is a genomic window from Rhodococcus sp. 4CII.
CGTCGTCCGGGAGTGACTCGTCCTGGACGACGGTGCTGACAGCGGCGGCCAGGGTCGCGCCCAGCTCGATGAGCTCCGTCGTGCCGGTGGACGCGGATTCTCGTGCGCTCCGGGCCGTATCGATGTGTTTGGTCAGCTCACCGATTGCCGGGATCGATCGCGTGGGGACTCGCGCCAGCACGCCGTCGGCCATCCGGAGGTACTCGCCGAGTTCGAATCTCGACCTTTCGTGGATCCGATAGATCCGCGTGCGCAGGAACTCCAGGTAGTCGGCAACGAGGGGCAGTTGCTCGGAGGCGAGCGGATCGGCCCGGTCGACGGCCGGCGCGACCGAGTCGAGAAGCGACTTGCGCAGGGCTCCGAGTGTGTTGCGCGAGTGGTCCATCACAGCACCTCTTCCAGGAGTGTGTTCAGTTCGTCCGCTGCGACCGCAGACATGCCCTTGACGCGACACAGGACGACGTCCTGATGCGACTTGCCCAGCTTCGCGACCCGGTGTGCGGAGGCCATCGTGGAAACGACGATCTGATACGCGTTGAGGATCTTGTAGAAGGTGAGTTTCTCGGAGTCCACCGGCAAACCGGTGGCGGCCTCGTAGCGTCGGTAGAAGTCGTCCTCCGGGATCAGCCCGCATACGAGGTACCGATCCTGCTCGTCGTAGTGGCCGAACGTGGATTGCGTGGTCCATGCGAGGTCTCGGTGCCGGTCGCCGAGATGGCCGCGTTCCCAGTCGAGCCAGGCCGTGATCGCCAGGGTGTCCTCGTCGTAGAGGAAGTTACCGCTGCGGTAGTCGCCGTGGACGACGCTCACGTGATCGAGGACGGGCAGATGACCGAGCATCCAGTGCTCGGCCACGTCCATCAGCGGCACGTCGGCCGCGCGGTCCTCCACCCAGGTCCGGCGGGCCTGATTGAGCAGCCACCGCGCCGCGTCATCGGTCCCGACCCGAGGCCGGGCGAGGCTGGTGAACTCCGCCTCGGACAGATCGAACGTGTGAAGGGCGGCCAGGTAGGACACGAACTGATCAGCGAGACGGCTGCGTGTGCCGGCACCGAAATTCGTTCCCAGGCCGCTGATCCTGCCGGTGGTGGTCGCCGACGGCTTGGTGACTCCCGAGACGTAGGAGTAGATGAGCGCGGGTTCCGGGAAATACTCGCCGTCGATGTCGATGAAGCGTGGTTCCGGAACGGGAACGGTGCCCCGTACCGCGCCGACGAGTTCGAACTCGCGTAGGCGACTGGTGGCGTTCGACCCCTCGGCCGGGTCCATGCGAACGACCAATCGCTCACTCGTCCAGGATCCGGACTCTTCGCGGTGCAACGTGAATCCCATCTGGACCTTGGACACACCGCCGGTGAACCATCGGGCATCGGACACCCGGAAGGGGCCGTCGAGGTGAGCCGACAGAAACGTCTCGACACAGCGGGTGAACTCGTCCAGGTCCATTCGCCGGTACGAACCGAGTGCGCGACGGTTCATCTTGCGGGTCAATGTCCGATCGACTTCGGGTTCGGTGGGGTACCGCGCGCGGAGACGCTCGATCTGTGCGTTGGTCGGGGCGTCGGCCCAGTCCCTCTCGGGCAAGGACAAAGAAGTGCTGGTCATCGGAATTTCCCCCTACTTCAATCGGCCGTGACGGGACATCCGCTCGGCCAGATAGTCCAATCCGAAGATGTCGCCCATCTCGCCGTAGCCGACGGCGGAACCGCGCTCGTACCGGAACAACGACTGGTAGCAGACGTGGGAGGGGTTGAACGTGTACCACGGGTGCCCCGCGATCGCGCTGCCGAAGAACTCGTGTTTTCTGCCGCGGACATCGGTGGCCGTGACGTGGTTGCTGAACGCGAGCATGTCGACGCGCTCCGCCTCGATCGTTCCGTCGATCAGGCCGAAGACCTCGCCGTGCTCGACGACGTAACCGAACCGGATCTTGTCGTAGAACACCTGGCCTCGTTCGATTCGCATCGGCACCGCCATGTGCATCGCGAAGTCCTCACCGAAGTTGATCGAGACCCAGGAGACCGACCGTGTGCCGACCTCTGGGCGGGGTCCCCAGCTGTGGTCCATTCCCTCGTACGATTCGACCTGGTACGTCTTGCCGCGCAGTTCCAGTTCGCCGCGGATGCGGCCCTTGACTTCGAAGTGCCCGTTCTCCCACTCGTTGCCCTTGCGTGGGTCGTGCGAGGTTTCGCGGTCCAGGTCGAGGAGCGGATTCTGGTTCGGGTCGTGTGGGTCGAACGGTTCGTGCAGTCCCTCGAAGGTGAGGTCGAAACTTGCTGCCCCCAGGGCGTTCTTGTACTGCATGCGGTAGTTCCGCGGTCCGTCCGTGGACACGGTGAGGCCGTTGTCGAGGGTGTAGTTGCTGAACGAGTCGGGGCAGGGCAGGTGCATCTGGGGGTCGGTGAAGTCGACTTCGTACGGTTGGCGGCAGAATCCCTCGGCCAGGATGACCGAGGACAGGGTGACGCCGAGGTTCGGCCGGGCCAGTACGTAGGCGTTGCCGAAGATTCGTGCTTCGGGCACGGAGATGATCAGGACGGTGGTTTCGGTCCAGGTCTTGTCGGTGAGGTCTCGGGAGTGGAATTCGGTATCGGAGTGCGTGATCACTGCGTTGTCCAATCGTGTGGTCGTAGGGGTCTGTCTGTGCGCTCAGTCGTGTTGCAGCTGTTTGGTGTTCGAGTGAATTGGGGTGCTCGTGCGAAGGGTTTTCGAGACGGCGATCATGATCAGGCCGCCGACGCCGAGGACGATCGCGCCGACGAGGAACGACAGCCTGTTGCCGGCCTCGCCCGGGAAGGCGTCGCGGATGATGCCGAACATGTACGGCGAGACGAACCCGCCGATGTTGCCGATGCTGCTGATCAACGCGATCCCTGACGCTGCGGCGGCGCCGGAGACGATCTTCGGTGCGGTGGTCCAGAACGTCGGGATGGTGGCCATCGAACCGATGGTGCCGACGCAGATCGCGATCGCTGCGATGTACGGGCTGGAGGACACCGTAGCGGCAGCGATCACCCATGCGCAGGCTCCGGCCAGGGTCGGAACGACGAAGTGCCACATGCGTTCCTGGGTGCGGTCCGAACTCCGGGAGATCAGCACCATGGCGATTCCCGTGAAGACATACGGCACCGCGGCCAGGTAACCGATCCCGGTGGTGCCGACGGTGCCGCCGGTCATCTCCTTGATGATCGACGGGAGGAAGAAGCCCATGAGATAGATGGGCACGACCATCGAAAAGTACACGGCAGCGAGCATGAGGACTCGGTAGTTCTTCAGCCCGTCCGACCAATGCGGACGACTGGTGCCGTCGTCGGTATCGGTGGGATCCTCCTGGCTGATCGTGTCGGTAAGCCACTGCGCTTCAGAGGTAGTGAGCCAACGCGCGTCGCCGGGCTCGTTCGGGAGGAACTTGACGATGACGACGGCGAGCAGCAGGCAGGGCAGGCCTTCGGCGATGAACATGAACTGCCATCCGGCCAGACCCCACGGGTTGAGCGACATGAGAGTGCTGGTCAGGGGCGACCCGACCGCCGAGGCGACGGGAATGGCGAGGAAGAACAAGCCGAGGATCCGTCCCCGGTTCGCCGACGGTACCCATCGCGTGAGGTAGTAGACCACTCCCGGTAGCAGGCCGGCTTCTGCGGCGCCGAGGAGGAAGCGCATCCCGTAGAACATCCAGATGTTCTCGACCAGCGACATCAAGGCTGTGACCAGGCCCCACGTGATCATGATGCGGGCAATCCAGATCCGGGCCCCGATGCGGTGGAGTGCGATGTTACTGGGAACCTCGAAGAGGACGTAGGCGATGAAGAAGACTCCGGCGCCGAGGCCGAAAGCGGCTTCGGAGAGGCCGAGATCGGTCTGCATCTGCAGTTTGGCCACACCGATGTTCGTGCGGTCCACATAGCTGAGCAACGCAGCGAGAAACAACATCGGAACGATCCGGAACGAGATCTTTCGCGAAATGCTCGAACCGGGAGCGTAGTCGGTTGTCTGTTCGGCGGGGTTTCGCCGAGGGTGGTTGTCCATGGTCACCTGAACCTTCTGAGGGGGAAATCGCGGACTGGGTGCAGATCCCAGCGGAAGTGACGACGTCACCGCGAACCATAAGAACGACGGGAATGGCAGTACAACGCTCTGCCCGGCCCCTACCGGTTTCGCGGGTGAATCGGCGCTGTGGTTGCCGACAGCGCGGCCCGGCGGGGATGCTTGCCAATCAGTGGTGGATGCAGTACTAGCGAATCCGTCCTGTCGGTGAGCAGATTCGCGCTTCGGTCTCAACTTGTGAGGCCGGTGGGGCTGGTGGGGCGCTCACGCATGCATCCGAGCTGTTGAGTGCTCGACATCACCTGTAGTGGCGGGGTGTTCCGAAACTACGCCGAATGCACTACAACGACAGATCGTGATGAACGAATCGAGTTCGGCGCACGACGCCGGAAGTCGCGACGGCGGAACGGCGCGTGCCCTCCCGCGGGGGTTCGCGGTCTTCTGTGCGCAATTCGCCGCTCGATTCCCCCGCGTCGAGCCCCGTCGACGGATGACGGCGTACGTATACGGACTGCTGGATGGCGCCTGGCGCAAGAACGGGTGGACGCAGGCAGACGCGGCGGGAGAAGCCGGCCCGGAGGGCATGCAACGGTTGCTGAACGCGGCATCCTGGGACGAGGACGGCGTGCGCGACGACACGCGCGAGGTGGTGGTCCAGGCGGTCGGCGATGTCTGGCAGGGTCGGCTGATCGTCGGCGACCTGTGTTTCCGCAAGCGAGGCAGCCGGTCTGCGGGGGCGGCCCCTCGGGTGTCGGAGGAGAGCGGGCGGGCCGAAAACGCCCAGTCCGGCATATTCCTGGCGTACGCATCCGAGGCGGGCGTGGGCCTGATCGACCGCGAGCTGTACCTGCCGAGGGAATGGACAGATGACCGGAACCGTTGCCGGACAGCGGGTATCGACGATTCGGTGGAATACGAGAGCCCGGCCGACTTGGCGCGGGCGATGATCGACCGGGCCCTCGACGCGGGGGTGCCGTTCGTCTGGGTCACGGCCGGCGCGACCTATGGCCGGTCGGAACCTCTCCGGAGATGGCTGGAGGAGCGCGGTGTTCCCCACATCGTCGAAGTTCCAGGCGACTGCCGGGTGACCACGGCGAACCTGCAGGTCCGCAATGTCGATGCTGTGATCGATGAACTGTCGGAGACGGTGTGGCACCGGCTCAGTCACGGTGACGGAGCCACCGGACATCGCGTTCGGGACTGGGCGGCCGTCGACTTGCACAGGTCCGGACAGCGGCACGGGAGCTGGTTACTGGCCGGACGATTGATCACCGATCAGTCCGACGTCACCTATCACCTGTGTTTCGGGCCGGTCGGCAGCATCCTGTCCGAACTCGCCCGGATAGCCGATGGGCATCGGGCAGTCGAGGGGTGCCTCCGCGCGGCACGGGAGAAGTCAGGTCTCGCGGACTATCAGGTCCGCGGGTACAGAGCGTGGTATCGACACGTCACCCTGTCGATGGTGGCGGCGGCGTACCTGTCGATCCTGGAGGCGAAGACGGCGGACCGGAATGCGGGTGAGGTGTCGCATGTGAGGCCGGTGCGTTCCCGGCCGAACGCGGTCGCACCGTGGTGGTGAGACAGAGCACGTCGACGTCCTCGCCGGCCGTCGTGGTCGTTTCCTCGACGACATCGAGCGCGGGGTGGCCCTGGAAGCGGAGAATCAGCAACGCGGTCTGGATGCTCAACTGATCCGCAGCGTCTCCGACGATGTCGAGGCCCGTCACGGCGTGTACGCGCGAGAGGCGAAGTCGCACGGTGTTTTCGTGGATGCCGAGACGGCGTGCGGCACCACGAGGACTCCGGCCGGCGTCGAACCAGCACTGCACGGTACGCAGCAGATCGTCCGTTCCGGGCGCATCCCGGAGGAGAGGTCCGAGGAGGTCGCCGACGAACCGCCGCAGGGCGTCGAGGTCACCGTTGGCCAGAAACACCCGGGCCGGGCCCAGATCGTCGACCGCGAGGATCCGGTGCGTCGCGGGTGGGGTGAAGCGGTCGGCGCACTGGACGACTTCGCGGGCCTCACGGTATGCGCGCGAGAGTCCGGCCGGTTCGCATACCGATGACACACCGGCGATCATTCCCGGGGACCGGCACACCGCCGCTGCTGCGCGAGTGAGCGCATCCTTGACGTGCGATACCACGATCACGGACGCGACATCGCTCGAGGCTTCGACCAATAGGATCACCCCTTCCGACCCCCGGGTCGACAGCACCTCGACACCGAGGGAACGCTCGATGTGTTCGGTGATCGTTTGATCGAATCCCTCGCGCTCCCCGTCCGGAGCCTGTACGAATACCAGCACGCGGTGTGCCTCGGTATCGACGCCGAGGTACTCACCGCTCGCCGCGAGATCCTCGTGAGCGCCCGTTCCGAGGATCAGTTGTCGAGTCAACGCGGACTTCGCGTTCCACGCGACGCGGGCGATGCGTCGTTGGCTCAGGAACTGGGCGCCGATACGACGTGCACACCGCGCCGCGGTGTACTCGTCCGTCGGGCGGAGCGGCGTCGGATGTTCATCGATCACGAGCCAGCCGAAATGCTCACCCCGCTCGGCAATCCGGGTGACGATCTTTCGGCGGATCATCTCGGTCGACGCTCCGGCGGCGAGCACGACGGGTTTCGATCCCGCAGCCGCGTCCGACGGGTAGGACTGGAGAATTGTTGCGAGCGTGGGCATCGACGTTCGCCCAGTCGAGTGTGGACCGGCAGCGGCGATCGTTCGCTCCCGCCGGTCGAACAGGACCACGGACTTCCCCGTCAACTCCGCGCAGACCTTCACGATCGCGGACATGGTGTCGGCAACGGCGACTGCATCGTCGAGTCGCTCGACCACCGCGGCACGCTCGTCGGTCAGCAGTCTGCCGTGCTCGAGGTCCCGCCTGCGACGGCGCTGCTCCTCGGCGTCGAGGACGGTAGCCGCTGCGGAATCGACCAGCGAGCGGATCGAGTCGAGCGCAGCAGAATGCACGGTGGTGAACTCGGCATCGGGCCCCGGGTCGGTGAGGAGAAGGATCCGGACGGGATCCGATCGGGCATCGGACAGCCGAAGCACCACGATCCGCGCGGAATCCTGAAAGCAGCTACCTGCCAGTTCCTGACCCCCGCCGAAGACCGGCTCGGGGGACTTCAACGCTCGGCACACGAGCGGTTCGCCCGGAGGCACCCGTAGTCCGGGGGCTCGGGATCCGCTGAATGGAAGGGGGATGAACAAACCACGGGCCCCGTCTTCCACCAGCACACGCGCGGACGCGAACCCGGACTGAGATGCTGTGCGACTGAGCAGTTCGTCGAGCAGGCGCAGATACGGCGGGATCGTCGGCAGATGTGCAGTCATGACTCCTCTCCCGATCAGGCGCACCGAGGTGGCGAGTCGTCACCGTCCGGTGACAGCCGCTCCGGCATTTGGACTGACCATAATTCCCGTGGGCGGATACGGCAAGGGTCTCGCCTCAGGGGCGACTCGGAAATGGGTCACGCGACGTGCCGGTGCGGGATGGCGTCACCCGCACCGGCACGAACCGGCTACGCCTGGGCGGGAACCCGGGTGTCGTAGGGGTCCGCGGTGTCGCTGGTGCCGATCCAGTCGAGGATTTCCTCGGTGTGCTGCCCGAGGACCGGCGGGGGAGCATGCTCGGTCCGCACCAGTGACTGGCCGTCGGCGTTCTCCATCCGCAGCGACGGGCCGGGCAGTTGCACGGGACCGACGACGGGGTGCTCGACTTCGAGCAGCAGTCCCTGGCTGCGGGTCTGCTCCCACTCGTAGACCTCGTCGATGGTGCGGATCGATCCCGCAGGCACGCCGGCAGATTCGAGGGCGGCGAGCACGTCGGCTCGGGTGCGGTTGGTGAAATCCGCTTCGATGGCGGCGATCAGCTTGTCGCGGTTGGCAACCCGGTCCCGGTTGACGCTGAACTGCGGATCGTTCGCCGACAACCCGGCGACGGGCGCGAATTTGGCCCAGATCGCCTCGCTGCCGACCGCGATCTGCACGAACCCGTCCCCGCACCGGAACGACCCGTACGGGGCGATCTGCGGGTGGTGGTTGCCGGACCGCTGGGCGACCTGGCCGCCGACCGTCCACTTGGTGCCCTGGAAGGTGTGGGCGCTGACCGCCGCGGCCAGCAGCGAGGTGCGCACCACCATGCCCTTGCCGGTCTTCTCCCGGTTGGCCAGCGCCGCCGACACGCCGGCGGTCCCGTGGACGCCGGCGAGCACGTCCGCGATCGGCACGCCGATGCGGGTGGGCTCACCGTCCGGGGTTCCGGTGACCGACATCAGCCCGGCCTCGCCCTGGGCGATCTGGTCGTAGCCGGGCCGCGATCCTTCCGGACCGTCGTGCCCGAACCCGGTGATCGACAACGTGATCAGCCGCGGGTTCAGTTCTTCGAGCACGTCGGCCGGGAACCCGAGGCGGTCGAATGCGCCGGGCCGGAGGTTCTCGATCAGGACGTCCGCGCGGCGGATCAGCCGTCGCAGCGCGTCCTTGCCGTCCTCCGTCTTGAGGTCGAGGACGATCGATTCCTTGTTCCGGTTGGCCGACATGAAGTACGACGACTGGGGGTCGTCGTCGGGTCCGACGAACGGCGGCCCCCAGGTGCGGGAGTCGTCGCCGGTGCCGGGTGCTTCGACCTTGATCACGCGGGCGCCGAGGTCGCCGAGCATCATCGCGGCGATCGGGCCGGCCAATGCGCGGGAGAGGTCGAGGACGAGGATGTCGCTGAGTGGTCCGACAGTCATGATGCGTTGCCCTCTCAGAGTGTGCGCAGGCGCACGTTGACCTGCTTGGTCTGGGTGAAGCCGGCGATCATGCCCTCGAGGGAGACCTCACGGCCGAGTCCGCTCTGCTTGTATCCGCCGTAGGACTGGCCGACCATCTGGCCGCCGCCCTGGTTCACCTGCACCCAGCCGGTTTCCAGGGCGTGCGCGGTGGACAGGGCGAGGTCGAGGTTGTGCGTCCACACGTAGGCGGCGAGGCCGTAGTGGGAGTCGTTGGCCATCGCGATGACGTCGGCGTGATCGGTCCACGGGATCGCGACGAGCGCGGGTCCGAAGATCTCCTCCCGCGACAGACGCCAGGAGTTGTCGGCGCCCGAGAACACGGTCGGGCCCATGTAGTAGCCGTCGGAGTTGCCGACCTTGCCGGGGGAGCCGTCGAGGACGGTGGAGACCTTCGTCGAGCTCAGTCCGTCGTCGAGGAATCCGCACACCGACGCGAACTGCTTGTCGTTGATGATCGCGCCCATGTCGGTGGCCTCGTCCAGCGGGTTGCCGACCGTCAGGCCGTCCAGGGTGGTGACGAGCCGGTCGAGGACCTGGTCGTAGATGTCCTGGTGCAGGAACAGGCGGGAGCCGGCGGTGCAGCTCTGGCCCTGCCGGTGTACGCGCGTCGAGAGCAGCAGCTGGTTGATGAAATCGTCGTCGACGGTGACGTCGGGGAAGACGATCGAGGGATTCTTGCCACCGAGTTCGAGGGAGACGTGCGCCAGGCGGCCGCCGGCCTCGCGGGCCACGTGGCGGCCGACCTCGGTGGACCCGGTGAAGGAAACCTTGTCGACGGCCGGGTGCTGCACGAGTGCTTCACCGGCAACCCGGCCGGATCCGGTGATGACGTTGAGGACACCGGCGGGCAGGTACTCGGCGCAGATCTCGGCGAGCAGCAGGACGCTGAGCGGGGCAGCCTCGGCGGCCTTGACGACAACGGTGTTACCGGCGACAAGGGCGGCGGGAATCTTGAAGCCGGCGATCATCAGCGGGGAGTTCCACGGCAGGATGCAGCCGATCACGCCGAGCGGCTCCTGCCGCGAGTACTGCAGCTGGTCGTCCCCGGCGGGCAGTACGGTGCCCTTGATCTCGCCGGCGACGCCGGAGAAGTAGCGGAACAGGTTCGCCAGGGTGGTGACCTCGGGGCGGGCCTGGGTGCGCAGCGCGTTGCCGGTGTCCAGCGCCGTGAGGCGAGCGAGCTCCTCGGAGCGGGCGTCGATGGCGTCGGCGATCTGCGCCAGGACTCGGGCACGGGCGGTGAAATGCTGCGAACGCCACTGCGGGAACGCCTGACGCGCGGCGCGCACCGCGCGATCGACGTCCGCCGCGTCGGAGGAGGGAACCCGGCCGATGACGTGCTCACGCAGGACCGGGGTCGTCACGTCCGTCCACTCGCCGGACTGCGCTTCCACCCACGCGCCGTCGACGAACATCGGGTAGTCGCGGGCCTCGGGAATGCCGAGTTCGGTTACGGAGGTTTGGGTAGAGGTCATGGTGGGGCTCCTTGAGATCCGCTGCGCGGAATCGAAAGCGGGTGGTAACGGTCTGTGGTGCTCCGTCGCACGGGGCGAACCGGAACGGAAAATCTGGTGAACGTCAGGAACGGGGGTCTGCGTTG
It includes:
- a CDS encoding IS701 family transposase; the protein is MNESSSAHDAGSRDGGTARALPRGFAVFCAQFAARFPRVEPRRRMTAYVYGLLDGAWRKNGWTQADAAGEAGPEGMQRLLNAASWDEDGVRDDTREVVVQAVGDVWQGRLIVGDLCFRKRGSRSAGAAPRVSEESGRAENAQSGIFLAYASEAGVGLIDRELYLPREWTDDRNRCRTAGIDDSVEYESPADLARAMIDRALDAGVPFVWVTAGATYGRSEPLRRWLEERGVPHIVEVPGDCRVTTANLQVRNVDAVIDELSETVWHRLSHGDGATGHRVRDWAAVDLHRSGQRHGSWLLAGRLITDQSDVTYHLCFGPVGSILSELARIADGHRAVEGCLRAAREKSGLADYQVRGYRAWYRHVTLSMVAAAYLSILEAKTADRNAGEVSHVRPVRSRPNAVAPWW
- a CDS encoding CaiB/BaiF CoA-transferase family protein, which codes for MTVGPLSDILVLDLSRALAGPIAAMMLGDLGARVIKVEAPGTGDDSRTWGPPFVGPDDDPQSSYFMSANRNKESIVLDLKTEDGKDALRRLIRRADVLIENLRPGAFDRLGFPADVLEELNPRLITLSITGFGHDGPEGSRPGYDQIAQGEAGLMSVTGTPDGEPTRIGVPIADVLAGVHGTAGVSAALANREKTGKGMVVRTSLLAAAVSAHTFQGTKWTVGGQVAQRSGNHHPQIAPYGSFRCGDGFVQIAVGSEAIWAKFAPVAGLSANDPQFSVNRDRVANRDKLIAAIEADFTNRTRADVLAALESAGVPAGSIRTIDEVYEWEQTRSQGLLLEVEHPVVGPVQLPGPSLRMENADGQSLVRTEHAPPPVLGQHTEEILDWIGTSDTADPYDTRVPAQA
- a CDS encoding MFS transporter, with translation MDNHPRRNPAEQTTDYAPGSSISRKISFRIVPMLFLAALLSYVDRTNIGVAKLQMQTDLGLSEAAFGLGAGVFFIAYVLFEVPSNIALHRIGARIWIARIMITWGLVTALMSLVENIWMFYGMRFLLGAAEAGLLPGVVYYLTRWVPSANRGRILGLFFLAIPVASAVGSPLTSTLMSLNPWGLAGWQFMFIAEGLPCLLLAVVIVKFLPNEPGDARWLTTSEAQWLTDTISQEDPTDTDDGTSRPHWSDGLKNYRVLMLAAVYFSMVVPIYLMGFFLPSIIKEMTGGTVGTTGIGYLAAVPYVFTGIAMVLISRSSDRTQERMWHFVVPTLAGACAWVIAAATVSSSPYIAAIAICVGTIGSMATIPTFWTTAPKIVSGAAAASGIALISSIGNIGGFVSPYMFGIIRDAFPGEAGNRLSFLVGAIVLGVGGLIMIAVSKTLRTSTPIHSNTKQLQHD
- a CDS encoding aldehyde dehydrogenase family protein, whose translation is MTSTQTSVTELGIPEARDYPMFVDGAWVEAQSGEWTDVTTPVLREHVIGRVPSSDAADVDRAVRAARQAFPQWRSQHFTARARVLAQIADAIDARSEELARLTALDTGNALRTQARPEVTTLANLFRYFSGVAGEIKGTVLPAGDDQLQYSRQEPLGVIGCILPWNSPLMIAGFKIPAALVAGNTVVVKAAEAAPLSVLLLAEICAEYLPAGVLNVITGSGRVAGEALVQHPAVDKVSFTGSTEVGRHVAREAGGRLAHVSLELGGKNPSIVFPDVTVDDDFINQLLLSTRVHRQGQSCTAGSRLFLHQDIYDQVLDRLVTTLDGLTVGNPLDEATDMGAIINDKQFASVCGFLDDGLSSTKVSTVLDGSPGKVGNSDGYYMGPTVFSGADNSWRLSREEIFGPALVAIPWTDHADVIAMANDSHYGLAAYVWTHNLDLALSTAHALETGWVQVNQGGGQMVGQSYGGYKQSGLGREVSLEGMIAGFTQTKQVNVRLRTL
- a CDS encoding phosphotransferase family protein produces the protein MTSTSLSLPERDWADAPTNAQIERLRARYPTEPEVDRTLTRKMNRRALGSYRRMDLDEFTRCVETFLSAHLDGPFRVSDARWFTGGVSKVQMGFTLHREESGSWTSERLVVRMDPAEGSNATSRLREFELVGAVRGTVPVPEPRFIDIDGEYFPEPALIYSYVSGVTKPSATTTGRISGLGTNFGAGTRSRLADQFVSYLAALHTFDLSEAEFTSLARPRVGTDDAARWLLNQARRTWVEDRAADVPLMDVAEHWMLGHLPVLDHVSVVHGDYRSGNFLYDEDTLAITAWLDWERGHLGDRHRDLAWTTQSTFGHYDEQDRYLVCGLIPEDDFYRRYEAATGLPVDSEKLTFYKILNAYQIVVSTMASAHRVAKLGKSHQDVVLCRVKGMSAVAADELNTLLEEVL